The nucleotide sequence AAAGCAGAAGTAAAATGAGAAGTAGAATTACTGAATGGAAGCCGCACGTGTTTGCCAAGTTGGCATGCATGACAAAACTTGGGAGGCTTCGTATTCTTACATGCAATATAATTATTTGAAATAAGACGACGAAAAGAATCTATGTTAGGGTGTCCAAGACGTTGGTGcctgtaacacccaaatatttatggtacatagagttatAATAATGTACGTTTAGTGGGTGAAGCGTGGTGTAAATTAAAAGCTCAGAATCTGCTCAGactgttgtgcgcgccgcgcaccataaggtgagcgcgccgcgcactatgccagcgacagaattctgctttttctaTTTGTGGGTTTAATGAAGagatttttggtcttttcacttgaggctggATCTCAGGctatatcagctggtttggatccacttttggatcatatttcacatccacaaacactctcaactatctaagagagagatggagagttctagagagagaactggggttttggtgaagaagaagctcgaattgatcaaaagcccgagtgttaaagttgttcacctcgttcctagctacgttttggttgttgtggtaagttctaatcccgaatttcattgtttgatttgatattcaaagttagggtttgaacttgatttgtagagaaacccatttaaactcttgaagtgagtttattgatgctagtaatcgggttattggttgttgttggtgagttttgggttggtgaacaaattggccatgattagaacttgtaattggatttaatcactaggtttagtaattatggaagtgttggaacccatttagagtgtttgaaagactaattttgaaatgagtcaaaattagagtttatgggtgattttgagaattttaagtgtttaacacttatgattgggttaaattggcatattaggaccattgtcactagtgttagtgattattggttagtttgggcgcgatttgtgtTTGTAAgtacaattggtcgaatttgcactaagtgtcgaattgagttggtttataaatccactctaagtgtgttattgtatttgtgaaaatggaataggtacattccatcggcgagttgcggattattcggtagcattcatcaaggtgacaaggtgagtgttaatatcctatgtgcatatgtatgtgtaggatgggtgcgggtcgggtgaagtggtcctcggttatagagctcacttcacgcataggtggatttgatggacttgtgtataggtccaattggcacggttgtgcggtttggttgaccacctttggcgaggtgtacacttgtgtgtacgttatcacatgtattgtgatgtggatttgtataaccccaatggcgaagggttgatattgagttggagaagtgggtcacgtgtggatgcggattcacgatgacgtgtgtagttcggtcatcttattgaggtagtgatctcgtgtggttgcggattcactaaggttcgtgtatttcgaccaacctcgatgttattgtggtaatgaagatagtagtttCGTGTGGATgctgatttactaaggctcgtgtagttcggccaatcttcattgtggtatttggttttcagtattgggttaaggggttaaccttgggcgtttatatattgatgtatatatatattaacgtatttttgtgatgtagctaaccctccgggtgtagcttatttggcgttgttcacatcgtcgttggtgaacttactttattgtggatgttattagcttgttgcttagtgtacgtacggtatgcttagattagcttgcctttatgcttggatgctccggtatgtgttatttgattatttgtgtggcgtgtccattttatgcatatatatgtatgtagtatattctcactcactaagctttagcttaccctctcgttgtttacatttttatagatttgcatggatgcggtggctctagtaagcgtgggaactagtggactcgcgtagttgcttagaagacgtgcttatggattgattaggattgggtagcgtatccccaatcaccatgctcggtctttattttgtgttaaaatcatgtggtcgaaaacttgtattttgtacgaaagtcgtaaaacagccgatgtgggcccggtgtcgtaaaacttgttttattatgaaaacgtgtgagttttacttagtataatgtgttgtgaaaaccgtttcgtctaaaggtgtcgggaagtggtagatcattaaacgaaaaatggaaaatccggacagaactgatcaggctctgtgcgcgccgcgcacaaagAGGGTTGCACGCCGCGCACCCTAactgtataaaataaaaatttattcttgcgtatttggttggataacgggttgggtcgttacagtgcCGTGTAGTGGGAGTGGTGATGAGTGCATGTTGAGCCGAAGTTGATTGTTGAGTGGTGATGGGGTATAGATTTCTAGTGCTGTCACATCGGAGGAGCAGGCAGCGAGTCAGATAATCCTTCGAAAAAAAACCAAACTCATCAAAACAGACAGAAACTTTATTATCACGAGTAAATTGACGAATAAAAACAAGGTTTTTAATAATATCAGTGGTAACGAGTATATTATTGAGGTGGTAGGGGTCGGTGAATGTTGGGCAACATGCTATGGCCTGTGTTGATGACCGGAATGGTGTTCCCGTTACCAACAGCTACAGATGGGTACATGCAATGATTAAATATAGTACTTAGACTGTTAATGCTAGAAGTTAAGTCCATGTGCCAGCCGGCATTACCAAAATCCTGAAGGGTCATGGTGCTGAAAGCATTTGGTAAAGTAGTTTCCTGTTCAAGAGTAGATGTGTGTGGATAGGGCCCAAGGACCGAGCCTGTGTTGGGCTGAGCTAGTCCAGGATTGTAAACAGAAGCATGCGACTGACAGTATGGGCCTGTTGCAGTGGGCCATTAAAAACAGAATGTTTATCATAAGTATTGAATCCA is from Rutidosis leptorrhynchoides isolate AG116_Rl617_1_P2 chromosome 10, CSIRO_AGI_Rlap_v1, whole genome shotgun sequence and encodes:
- the LOC139870091 gene encoding uncharacterized protein — translated: MGDLTVEQYFRKVDSIAAMLTNLGSTIASDELVTYAINGLNDRYPHATHIILHNKEFPDLDTVRSMITLEEMQLKRKTGMTETHGAPSAPTALITQNPPPQTTSVRQGPYCQSHASVYNPGLAQPNTGSVLGPYPHTSTLEQETTLPNAFSTMTLQDFGNAGWHMDLTSSINSLSTIFNHCMYPSVAVGNGNTIPVINTGHSMLPNIHRPLPPQ